Below is a genomic region from Candidatus Zixiibacteriota bacterium.
TTATCGAAATCTACGTTCTGAAGTTCTGAGCGATGAAAAAATATCTCCCTGCCATCCTCAGCCGAGATGAATCCAAAGCCCCTTTCTCTCATTAGCCGCTTTACTGTCCCTTTAGACATACTCTTATTCTCCTTTCAAAGAAGATGCGCTCCTTCTGAAAATAATTGTCCTGCTTGAACCTCCTCAAAAAACAATCTGCCTTAAGACTCCTTTCTCCAGGTTTTAATCTCTGGATTAAAA
It encodes:
- a CDS encoding cold shock domain-containing protein produces the protein MSKGTVKRLMRERGFGFISAEDGREIFFHRSELQNVDFDKLEQGDNLEFNVTKGDKGPKATDIKKTSA